Proteins from one Synechococcus sp. MU1643 genomic window:
- a CDS encoding resolvase has translation MKRVAVLDPGRCKCGLVLADLQLGLVREGHVLAPDAVEPWLEQWNHDQALDRILIGDGTGSRAWIKRLERLGHLTVISEHGTTLRARQRYWTLWPARGWRRMLPGGLRIPPVDLDAVAALVMLEEHLQCRLKWPEPAPTFSLRTWP, from the coding sequence ATGAAACGGGTGGCCGTTCTCGATCCAGGCCGCTGCAAATGTGGTCTCGTGCTGGCTGATCTTCAGCTCGGCCTTGTACGCGAAGGGCATGTGCTGGCCCCGGACGCTGTGGAACCCTGGCTGGAGCAGTGGAATCACGACCAAGCTCTCGACCGCATCCTGATCGGTGACGGCACAGGCAGCCGAGCCTGGATCAAGCGACTGGAACGGCTGGGCCATCTCACCGTGATTTCTGAACATGGAACAACGCTGAGGGCAAGACAGCGTTACTGGACCTTATGGCCGGCTCGAGGTTGGCGACGGATGCTGCCGGGAGGGCTGCGCATTCCGCCGGTGGATCTGGATGCTGTGGCCGCTTTGGTCATGCTCGAGGAGCACCTGCAGTGCCGCCTGAAATGGCCGGAGCCTGCTCCCACTTTCTCACTCAGAACCTGGCCCTAA
- a CDS encoding DUF3146 family protein, which translates to MPALPATTAHLRVLRQCFQAKCVEGEVSAGGFEWQFSWAFDRGELMVEPSLGRALIEDALRRFLVRSDYRLEPGGDYTFMVRARF; encoded by the coding sequence ATGCCGGCTCTCCCGGCGACAACGGCCCATTTGCGGGTGCTCCGCCAGTGTTTTCAGGCCAAGTGCGTGGAGGGTGAAGTCTCAGCTGGAGGCTTCGAGTGGCAGTTCTCCTGGGCCTTTGACCGCGGCGAATTGATGGTGGAGCCGTCCTTGGGACGAGCCCTTATCGAGGATGCCCTTCGGCGCTTTTTGGTGCGTTCTGATTACAGGCTGGAACCGGGGGGTGACTACACCTTCATGGTTAGGGCCAGGTTCTGA